The Flavobacterium commune genome contains the following window.
ATAAAAACGCTCGTGATGACCAAGAACTTCTTGACGACTTTTATAAAAAATCAAATGTTGGTGTTCTACTCGGATTAGGAATTAATTTTTCTAAATCATTAAGTATTGAAGTTTTAGCAGATCGAAATTTAACGAATACTTTGGATAGTGAAAATAATACAGCTAAAAATTATGGATTTTATTTGAATTTATTATTTGATATAAGTAATTTGACTTCAAAAAATTAATCCCGACAAAGTATAAAAAATGCTATTTTGTGTTCAACTGCCCAAATATACCAACACAAAGTTAGCGCGGAAATATTTTCCGTGCCCGCAAAGATGAGAAAAAAGCTAGAAATACTTGATGAGATTCCTCATTCTTCGGAATGACAAAATTGGGTATACTCCACAGTTAGTGCGCGAATCCTTTCGCATACCTACTCAACAACAAAAACGCCACAAAGAAATTCTCTTGTGGCGTTTTTGTTTACTTCAAAATCTGAGCGGCGTGCTCTTTGGTTTTTACATTTTCAATGACCTCATCGATAATTCCGTTTTCGTCGATTACAAAAGTGGTTCTGTGAATGCCGTCGTATTCGCGTCCCATGAACTTTTTAGGTCCCCAAACGCCAAATGCCTCAATGACTTCTTTTTCTTCGTCGGCCAATAATGGAAATGGAAATTCGTATTTATCTTTGAATTTGGCTTGCGCTTTTGCCGAATCGGCACTAACACCTAACAAGGCATAATTATTAGCCTGAAAACGCTGGAAATTATCTCTTAAATCACAGGCTTCGGCTGTACAACCTGGTGTACTTGCTTTTGGGTAAAAGAAAACAACTAATTTTTTTCCTTTATAATCTTCTAATTGATGTGCTTTTCCGTCTTGGTCTACGCCAAAAAAATCGGGAGCTTTATCGCCTTTTTTTAATGTTGTCATATTTTTTGTTTAACCACAAAGTTCGCAAAGCTGCTGCTAAGTTCACTAAGTTTTATTTTTTAATTGCTATTGTTTTTTGATATTGACATTGTCATTGATTTTTTGCCATTGCCATTGAAATTTCTTTTCTTTACCATTCAAAATTAAACTAAAATGACCAAACAAGAACGGGTAACATTTGTTATAAATACGTTAAAAGAACTCTATCCTACCATCCCGATTCCGCTAGACCATAAAGATCCTTATACGCTGTTGATTGCTGTTTTGCTTTCGGCCCAATGTACGGATGTGAGAGTGAACCAAATCACGCCTTTACTGTTTGCTAAAGCTGATAATCCGTATGATATGATAAAAATGTCGGTGGAGGAAATTAAGGAAATTATTCGTCCTTGCGGCTTATCGCCAATGAAATCCAAAGGAATTCACGGCTTATCGGAAATTCTAATCGAAAAACACGATGGTAAGGTACCACAAAGTTTTGAAGCTTTGGAAGCATTGCCTGCTGTGGGACATAAAACGGCTAGTGTGGTCATGTCACAAGCCTTTGGAGTTCCTGCTTTTCCTGTAGATACGCATATTCACCGCTTAATGTATCGTTGGAATTTAACCAATGGAAAAAGTGTTGTTCAAACCGAAAAAGATGCCAAACGATTGTTTCCGGAGGAATTGTGGAACGATTTGCATCTGCAAATTATCTGGTATGGTCGCGAATATTCGCCGGCTCGTGGTTGGAGTTTGGAGAAAGATATTATTACGAGAACTATTGGTCGAAAAACCGCCTTAGACGGCTACAAAAAGTAAATCTCACTAACTCTAAAATAATTAGTGAGATTTACCAAAACAGCTATTGCTAGCTTCATTAATTTACAATAATTTCAAAACTATTATCTGCAACTTTTATCATGTGCAGCGCTTTGGAATAATTTAATAGAAAAGAAATAACTTCTTTTTTAGGTTTCATCTGTGTAGTAACTAGATTTTTTTTAGAGTAAATTTTTGCCATATATTATTCTTTCTTTTTAAGTCGTTAGAATAGAACGTGGCAAGTTTGGATATATTGTTTAATTGGTTAAAATAATTTGATGTTTATCAATTACTTTTCTCAAATTCATTAGTGCATAACGCATTCTCCCTAAAGAAGTATTGATACTCACTCCTGTGATTTCCGAAATTTCTTTAAAACTCATGTCTTTGTACATACGCATCACCAAAACTTCTTTTTGGTCTTCCGGAAGTTCTTCGATCAGTTTTTGAATGTCTAATTCTACCTGATTGGCAATCAACTGATTTTCGATAGTTAGCGTATCATCCGTCATAATGGAGAAAACCGAAAACTCCTCGGTTTCCCGATACAAGGGCATTTTTTTGTTTTTTCTAAAATAATCGATAATCAAATTATGAGCAATACGCATCACCCAAGGAAGAAATTTCCCTTCCTCGTTATAGGAATTGGATTTAAGGGTTTTAATAACTTTTATAAAAGTGTCCTGAAAAATATCGTTAGCAACATCTCTATCGGAAACTTTTGAATATATAAAACCGTAAATTTTAGATTCGTGTCTTTTGATCAAAGTAGCTAAGGCCTCTTCGTTACCTGCCACATAATCCTGTACCAACAAGGCGTCTGGAATTTGAATATTAGCTATCATAGTAATACTTTTTAGTATGAGTTAAATTGGGGTATTTTTCTAAAAAGTAGTTTTATACTATAGGCGCTTCTATTTTTGAGGTGATTAATTCTCCAAATTTAACGAATAATTGTCTTGCTTGGTAAATAAATTTGACAAAAATTAAACCAAAAATAAAGTTTTACAATATTTTATAAAATATTGTTATTCTTTTACAACATTTCAACTTAAATTCTGAAAACCAAAACCTTACTGCTTCCTCTCTCCATTTTTTTTACTGATAAACCTTGATATAATCTATTTTAAACTCTTGCGGAAAAATAGCATCATCTACTTCCGGACCACCAAAATTTCCGCCTATAGCCATATTTACCAAAAAATAAAATGGTTGATTATATGGCCAAATAGCCTCTGTTTTATGCTCCGGATTAAAGGTATAAACCAATTGATTATCGACATAAAAATCAATTTTTTCCGGATTCCAGTCTATTGCATACAAATGAAATCCTTGCTCAATTGTTGCTATTTTAGTTTTCTTTGTATTAATTGTATTTCCATGACTGTCCTGGGTATGCAAGGATGTAAAAACGGTATTAGGTTCTTTACCAACATATTCCAAAATGTCAATTTCTCCACATTTAGGCCAACCCACCTTATCAATATTAGCTCCAAGCATCCAAAAAGCCGGCCAAATTCCGGAACCAACAGGCAATTTAGCTTTGGCTTCAAAATAGCCGTACTGAAATTCCTTTTTTCCCTTAGTTGTAATTCTCGAAGAAGTATATTTTTCTCCTTCTTTTTTAGCTGTTATCACTAAGTATCCGTCTTTTA
Protein-coding sequences here:
- the bcp gene encoding thioredoxin-dependent thiol peroxidase, which encodes MTTLKKGDKAPDFFGVDQDGKAHQLEDYKGKKLVVFFYPKASTPGCTAEACDLRDNFQRFQANNYALLGVSADSAKAQAKFKDKYEFPFPLLADEEKEVIEAFGVWGPKKFMGREYDGIHRTTFVIDENGIIDEVIENVKTKEHAAQILK
- a CDS encoding endonuclease III domain-containing protein → MTKQERVTFVINTLKELYPTIPIPLDHKDPYTLLIAVLLSAQCTDVRVNQITPLLFAKADNPYDMIKMSVEEIKEIIRPCGLSPMKSKGIHGLSEILIEKHDGKVPQSFEALEALPAVGHKTASVVMSQAFGVPAFPVDTHIHRLMYRWNLTNGKSVVQTEKDAKRLFPEELWNDLHLQIIWYGREYSPARGWSLEKDIITRTIGRKTALDGYKK
- a CDS encoding RNA polymerase sigma factor: MANIQIPDALLVQDYVAGNEEALATLIKRHESKIYGFIYSKVSDRDVANDIFQDTFIKVIKTLKSNSYNEEGKFLPWVMRIAHNLIIDYFRKNKKMPLYRETEEFSVFSIMTDDTLTIENQLIANQVELDIQKLIEELPEDQKEVLVMRMYKDMSFKEISEITGVSINTSLGRMRYALMNLRKVIDKHQIILTN
- a CDS encoding glycoside hydrolase family 16 protein; translated protein: MNKFLIILFVSTLSLAQPKGKKLVWEEQFNAKELDLNNWNVELGDGCPNCGWGNNERQLYTKENQQLKDGYLVITAKKEGEKYTSSRITTKGKKEFQYGYFEAKAKLPVGSGIWPAFWMLGANIDKVGWPKCGEIDILEYVGKEPNTVFTSLHTQDSHGNTINTKKTKIATIEQGFHLYAIDWNPEKIDFYVDNQLVYTFNPEHKTEAIWPYNQPFYFLVNMAIGGNFGGPEVDDAIFPQEFKIDYIKVYQ